GGTTTTCTGGTTTGTTGGCACAGCAGCAATTCGGGTGCCACGTTTATTTATCCCCTTAGGATTGTTGTCAACAACTGTCTTTATGGCTGCCTTGGCGGTAGAACCGCCACTCTTTGCTGCATTATTGAATGAAATTGCCGTTTTGATCACCGTGTTTATGCTCATAACCGTTGGAGAGCGCATCAATCGCGGCCTGGTTCGTTTTCTGATTTACCAGACCATCGGTATGTTATTGATTTTGATGGCTGGTTGGTTCCTTGAAGGGGTGCAGGTTGATTCTGGCAATATTGTGGATATTTTGCGTGCCGCGGTATTGTTGGGATTGGGGTTTGCGTTGCAGTTGGGACTTTTTCCGTTTCATAGTTGGATTCCAATGCTCTTTGAAAAAGCGCATCCCTATATAACAACGTTTGTTCTATCCCTATTATTGAGCGTCGAAACAATATATATTGCTGGTATGCTGTCGCGTAATCCCTGGTTGCAGGAAATGCTTGATATACGCGCCGTGCTCCACTTTGTTGGCATTACGATGCTCGTTATTGGTGGCTTATGGACAGCTTTCCAGAAGAATTTATCACGTATATTGGGTTTTACATTTCTTGTTGCGATCGGCCAGATCGTTTTGATGCTCAGCATTGATGATGGGATTCAATTCTTTTATGCCTTCTCAGCGCCTCGTATCCTTGCTCTGGGGATTTGGGCTGTTTCCCTCTCTCTATTACGAAATCATGTGTCGGATATGCGCTTTTCATCCGTTCAAGGGATAGCACGCCGTTTCCCTATGATCGCTGGCGCTGTCGTGGTTGCTCAGTTCTCTCTTGCGGGTATGCCATTATTAGCTGGATTCCCCATAGCCCTTATTCTGTGGGAACAATACGCTACATCCGAATACTGGCCTGTTTTATTGAGCATTTTGGGCAGTGCCAGCTTGATGATCAGCGGATTCCGTACATTGGCGGTCTTTGTGATGGGTTTGGATGAATTGAAGCATGAAGATAATTTTAATCAATTGTTTGTGCCACGCGCGATCTTATTGATAGGGGTGTCCTTCCTGTTTCTAATGGGATTGTTTCCGCAATGGTTTATACCGGCTCTTTTGTCAATCTCAACAATGACTGCCCCTTTAGTACCATAGGGCAGGTATTCGAGCACACTCTTTTTTGCGGATTTTTTTTACTGCGAGGTATCCGCCTGAGCTGTAATGTTCATGCTATAATTCTCCCGCGAATATAATTATAAAGAAATGATGACTGTTCAGCTTCGAACAGTAAGAGGCCGAAAAAGGGGTGTGCGTGGGGGGCGTACGCCCCCCACGCACACCCCTTTTTCGGAATTCTCTAAGGCTTTTGAACACGCCTAACGTCAAAGATGTGTTTTATATTGTTACAAGAATTCTGCAAAACCGGAGAAATCCACCTATGGACATATCACAACTTGAAAAGCGCATCGACTGGTTAGATGATGAGCGTCGCAAAGACAAGAATACGATTGCGCAACTCAAAGATCGCGTCGTTACGCTGGAAGGCAAATTAAGAGCCGCAGAGCATGAAAATAAAACCCTGTTGAGTGAAATGACTCATATCAAAACGGCAATGGGGCGTCTGGATCGTATGGATGATGCACTGACCAGCAATCGGGCTGATTTTACCCAGCTTGTTGCTCAACAAAAACAACAAGCTGAACAACGGGAAACCGAACTTAAGAAATTATTACGAGCAGATATTCAAGGGCTTGAGGCCAATTTGGCAGATGCGCAGAAAACTTTAAAAGGGCTACCTGCCATGCGTGAAAGTATTGATGCTCGCGAGGCCGAAGAAAAACGTCTGGCTGAAATTATGACTAATTTATCTCAGGCGTTTGACGAAATTCATATGCAAGCCGAGGATCAAACCCGTTCTTATCGCGTCATCGAAGATGGCCGCCGCCAAGACACCCAACGCCTCACCGATCTTCAGGGTGAAGTTACTGCGTTACGCAAACGCTCTGATGAGTATCGCGGTCGATTTGATGTTTTCGACGCCGAATTTCGCCGCATTGAATCGCGTTTGAAAGAAGTCGCCGCGCTCGAACGCGAAATTACAGAAACCCAGGCTGCTTTTATCGAAAAACACACCTCTACTGAAGCGGAGCGCGAAAAAAGCTGGAAAAGCTGGGCCTCCCGCTTCGAAATTATCGAATCACAGTCGGGCGAGATTGAAAATTATTTGCGCGATATCGAGCAAGCCCATCTTGAAATGCGGCGTGCGCAAGAAAATATTGACGAACTTTCCAAGAAAGTTGAGCGCCGTATCAACGAACTCACCGAAATGCAGCGCTTGTCCGAAGAACGTTTCCGCCAGGAGTGGAATACTTTTAAAGCGGACGATCAAAAACGTTGGACGAATTACCTGCTTTCGCACGATGAGCAGCAGAGCGACATTACTCGTCGAATTGATCGACTGACCGAACGCGCCACATTAATTGAAGATGGCCTGCAAGAAATGCAAGACTTTTTGCAAGAGGTGAACGAATTCTCTGCCAAACGGCTCCACGGCCTTTTAGAAGTGGTGCGCGATTGGGCCGTAGACTACGAACGCCTTCAGGGGACTTTGTAGGTCAGATATGCGCGTAATTGGAACCGCAGGCCACGTTGATCACGGAAAATCGGCCTTAATTGAGGCGCTCACCGGGACGCACCCTGACCGTTTGCATGAAGAGCAAGCACGCGGGTTAACGATTGTCTTGGGCTTTGCCTGGCTCACGCTTCCCAATGGCGACGACGTGGGCATCGTAGATGTGCCCGGCCACCGCGATTTTATTGAAAATATGCTTTCGGGTGTGGGGGCTATTGACGCGGCCCTCTTTGTGGTGGCGGCGGATGAGGGCGTTATGCCGCAAACCCGCGAACACCTGGCGATTTTAGATTTATTGCAAATTCAGGGGGGCGTGATTGTGCTGAGCAAAGTGGATTTGATTGATGACCCCGATTGGCTGGATTTGGTCGAAGCCGAAGTGCGCGAGACGCTTGCTGGCACGGTGCTGGATTCAGCGCCTCTGGTGCGTGTCTCGGCTCATCGTGGGGATGGCCTCCCGGAGCTATTAGCTGCCCTCGAAGGTGTGCTGGCTGAAAGGCCGCCGCGGCCCGATTTGGGACGTCCCCGCCTCTCAGCAGACCGCGTTTTCACCGTGGCCGGATTTGGCACCGTGGTTACCGGCACACTCACCGATGGTCAGATTAACGTTGGGGATGAAGTTGAAATCTTGCCCCAGGGCACGCGCGGCCGCGTCCGGGGGTTGCAAACCCATAAAAAGAAGAATCAACTCGCGGTTCCAGGCAGCCGTACCGCCATCAACATTTCGGGCGTAGATGTCGATCAAATCCAGCGCGGCAATGTGATTGCCCACCCTTCGGATTACAAACCGACCCGACGCCTGGATGTTAGCATCCGCCTGCTCGACGAAATCAGCCAACCGGTGCGCCACAACACCGAAGTTAAACTTTTTATTGGCGCGGCTGAGGTGATCGCGCGTCTGCGCTTGCTGGGCAGTGATGTGCTCAACCCCGGCGAAGAAGGTTGGTTGCAATTAGAACTGACCGAATCGGTAGCTGCCATGCGCGGCGACCGTTATATTTTGCGCCGCCCTTCCCCCGGCGAGACACTCGGCGGGGGGGCGGTGATTGACCCGCACCCCAAAGGCCGTCACAAACGCTTCGACCAGAAAATTCTCGACCGTATTGAGGCTTTGGCTGGCGGAACCCCGGCGGATGTACTCTTGCAGGCGCTTTTACCATTGGGGGCTGCGCCTTTCAAAGATGTGCTGGCGCGCGCCAGCCTGGAGCAGTTGGCTGTGGCGGATGCCTGGAAGGAATTGCTGGCCGATGGGCAGGCGCTCTCGCTGGGCGGCGATCCGCTGCAAAATAACAGCACACTCGTCACCAGCCAATCGTATTGGGGGCAGATCGGCCAACGCGCGCTGCGCGAAGTTGAGGTTTATCACCAGAATTTCCCCCTGCGTCATGGCGTGCCGCGCGAAGAACTCAAAAGCCGTTTGAAAGTTGCTGCGCGCATTTTTGATGCCCTGCTGAATGACCTGACCAGCACCGGGCAGCTCATCGAACAAGCCTTGCGCGCCAATTTGCCCGGCAGTAGTGTGCAGCCCGTCGTTAAGCGCCCGGCGCATCGCGTTGAATTCTCTTCGCTGCAGCAAAAAAATGTGGATGCTTTGTTGCGCAAGTTTAAAGCCCAACCCCATACCCCGCCGTCCGTCAAGGAGTGCGTTGAAGCGGTTGGAGAAGAAATTTACACCGCCATGATCGACCTGGGGAAGTTAATTCCGCTGAACGCGGAAGTCGTTTTTCGCTTAGAAGATTATCAAAAAATGGTTGCCGAAGTGCGCTCGATTTTGGCGCGCCAGGGCGAAATCAGCGTAGCGCAGGTGCGCGATCATTTCAACACCACCCGCCGCTATGTACTGGCCTTTTTGGAGCACCTTGACACCATCGGCGTGACCGTCCGTGTGGGGGATGTGCGCAAGCTAAAAACATGAATTCCGAAACCTGGAACGCCATCATCGCATCGTTCCCCCGGCCTCATATTCTGCAAACCTGGCAGTGGGGTGAAATCAAATCGTGCTTTGGCTGGACGCCTTCGTATCGCGTTTGGGGCGACGAACATAACCCGGATGCCGCTGCCCTGATCTTGCAGCGAGAAATTCCCATTGCCGGATTTGCGGCTCGTTTGCGAGTGTTGTATGCGCCTAAAGGGCCGTTGCTACGCGATTGGGGGAATGGCAGTTTACGCAAACAAGTTTTGAATGATCTACAAGAATTGGCGCGTCAACGCGGGGCGATTTTCCTAAAAATAGACCCGGATGTCGAACTTGGCTCGGGGGTGCCCGGCGAACCCGACGCTGAATCGAACCCCCTGGGCGGTGCGTTGCAAAGTGATCTTCAGGCCCGCGGCTGGCGCTACTCTGCCGAGCAGATTCAATTCCGTAACACTGTCCTCATCGATTTGACCGCATCCGAAGATGAGATATTGGCGCGCATGAAGCAGAAAGCGCGTTATAACATCCGCTACGCGGCTCGTAAGGGCGTCAACGTGCGCATCGGCACAGCAGACGATTTTGAATTGCTCTACCACATGTACGCCGAAACCTCGGCGCGCAATGGCTTTGTCATCCGCAGTAAAGATTATTATCAGGCTTTGTGGGGAACATTCTTCGATGCAGATATGCTCGATCCGTTGATTGCCGAGGTGGATGATGAACCGATTGGCGCGGTGATGCTCTTTCGTTATGCTGGGCGCTCATGGTATATCCACGGGATGTCGCGCGAACTTCACCGCAAGAAAATGCCCAATTATCTCTTGCAGTGGGAAGCCATGCGCCGTGCAAAGGAAATGGGCTGCTGTGAATATGATCTGTGGGGCGCGCCGGAAACCTTCGACGAATCCGATTCGATGTGGGGGGTCTTTCGTTTCAAGCACGGCCTGGGCGGGGAGGTTTCGCGCACCCTCGGCGCGTGGGATTACCCTGTGAAGCCGTTCTACTATAAACTCTATACCCAAACTCTGCCGGGCATTCTGGATCTCATGCGCCGTCGCGGGATAGCGCGCGTTGAAAATACGATAGAAGAGTGAACTGCCAAGCCGCAAAGAACGCGAAGAAATAGAGTAGAAATGCGAATATAAAAGAACTTCATTCAACCCCCCCATCTTCGTGCCCTTTGTGGATTTACCAGGAGCTTTGTATGAAAAATTTACCTCGATTAAAAATAGCCCATTTGCCGACCCCGGTTGAAGAACTGCCTCGCCTGAGCGCCCACCTCGGTGGGCCGCGGCTGCTGGTCAAGCGCGACGACCAGACCGGCCTGGCCTTAGGCGGTAACAAAACCCGCAAGCTGGAATTTTTACTCGCCGAAGCTCAGGCGCAAGGCGCTGAGATGGTTTTCACTACCGGCGCGCCGCAATCCAATCACTGCCGTCAGACCGCAGCGGCCGCGGCCCGCGTGGGGCTGGCCTGTACGTTGGTACTGGCCGGTGAACGCCCGGATGAGCTTTCGGCCAATTTTCTTTTGGATACCCTTCTGGGGGCGCAAATTATCTGGACACAGAAAGCCTTGCGCGATCAAACCTTGCAGATAGCCTTTGAGCAGGCGCAAAGTGATGGACGTAAACCCTATCTGGTGCCGTATGG
The sequence above is drawn from the Chloroflexota bacterium genome and encodes:
- a CDS encoding peptidoglycan bridge formation glycyltransferase FemA/FemB family protein — its product is MNSETWNAIIASFPRPHILQTWQWGEIKSCFGWTPSYRVWGDEHNPDAAALILQREIPIAGFAARLRVLYAPKGPLLRDWGNGSLRKQVLNDLQELARQRGAIFLKIDPDVELGSGVPGEPDAESNPLGGALQSDLQARGWRYSAEQIQFRNTVLIDLTASEDEILARMKQKARYNIRYAARKGVNVRIGTADDFELLYHMYAETSARNGFVIRSKDYYQALWGTFFDADMLDPLIAEVDDEPIGAVMLFRYAGRSWYIHGMSRELHRKKMPNYLLQWEAMRRAKEMGCCEYDLWGAPETFDESDSMWGVFRFKHGLGGEVSRTLGAWDYPVKPFYYKLYTQTLPGILDLMRRRGIARVENTIEE
- the selB gene encoding selenocysteine-specific translation elongation factor translates to MRVIGTAGHVDHGKSALIEALTGTHPDRLHEEQARGLTIVLGFAWLTLPNGDDVGIVDVPGHRDFIENMLSGVGAIDAALFVVAADEGVMPQTREHLAILDLLQIQGGVIVLSKVDLIDDPDWLDLVEAEVRETLAGTVLDSAPLVRVSAHRGDGLPELLAALEGVLAERPPRPDLGRPRLSADRVFTVAGFGTVVTGTLTDGQINVGDEVEILPQGTRGRVRGLQTHKKKNQLAVPGSRTAINISGVDVDQIQRGNVIAHPSDYKPTRRLDVSIRLLDEISQPVRHNTEVKLFIGAAEVIARLRLLGSDVLNPGEEGWLQLELTESVAAMRGDRYILRRPSPGETLGGGAVIDPHPKGRHKRFDQKILDRIEALAGGTPADVLLQALLPLGAAPFKDVLARASLEQLAVADAWKELLADGQALSLGGDPLQNNSTLVTSQSYWGQIGQRALREVEVYHQNFPLRHGVPREELKSRLKVAARIFDALLNDLTSTGQLIEQALRANLPGSSVQPVVKRPAHRVEFSSLQQKNVDALLRKFKAQPHTPPSVKECVEAVGEEIYTAMIDLGKLIPLNAEVVFRLEDYQKMVAEVRSILARQGEISVAQVRDHFNTTRRYVLAFLEHLDTIGVTVRVGDVRKLKT